A stretch of the Argonema galeatum A003/A1 genome encodes the following:
- a CDS encoding adenylate/guanylate cyclase domain-containing protein, whose translation MLIFNRFSIKSKIQIMLLMASLGSILVVGYLSWSKIRGAIEDKIYNQLTSVRTSKAYQIESYFKNMRHHVETLCEDRMVVAAMVEFNRAYRELDQQYIAPEWNAASEDYYKKEFFSRLSKVIPGEPDIETYRPYTQPARYLQYQYIAKNTNPVGKKDELVDAQDGSEYSKFHSKYHPIFRNLIKKFGYYDFFLINFKTGEVAYTVYKETDFGTNLEKGPYKESNLAEVVAAVQKSPDRGAIQIVDFKPYRPSYMAPAAFIAGPIYNGPHIVGILAIQLPVDEINNVLTGNKNWKQDGLGNTGETYMIGSDMLMRSVSRFLIEDPKGYQAALKSIGTPESNMQLIERLGTSILLQNVNTPSAQAAIAGIQGTTIVKDYRGRTVLSSYGPLKLEGLDWGIIAEMDLSEAYQPVYALQRDLFIATVILVLLIVYLANVAAHSFVRPLEVMIAGARKVGEEDPSFEEVLNSRNEFGDLAQLVKEMAHGVHNQTNLLAQKNRENEALLLSILPSKVVERLKKGEERIADRIEQVTVISATIFGLTKLGANREVGEVADLLNELIDLLSQAAANHDVEMFKTIGERYIAVCGLSKPRLDHSKRSVDFALEAMDVLHNFNNRFGIKLSLSAGIHAGAVMAGIIGTKKLNYDLWGETLALANELNAHAEPNTIRVTQDLRDRLQDLYSFEKDKNIKFEEKGNLTTWVLRKGGLQDLIENLSFGLDMDDWGIEESTNEVETNQSNI comes from the coding sequence ATGTTAATATTCAACCGCTTTAGTATAAAATCAAAAATTCAGATTATGCTCCTGATGGCTAGCCTGGGTTCGATCCTAGTGGTCGGCTACCTTAGCTGGAGCAAGATTCGGGGTGCTATAGAAGATAAAATTTACAATCAGTTAACGAGCGTTCGTACATCCAAGGCATACCAGATCGAATCCTACTTCAAGAATATGCGCCATCACGTCGAAACACTTTGCGAAGACCGCATGGTTGTCGCCGCGATGGTGGAATTCAACAGAGCGTATAGAGAACTGGATCAGCAGTACATTGCACCCGAATGGAATGCAGCGAGCGAGGATTATTACAAAAAAGAGTTTTTCTCCAGACTCTCCAAAGTCATCCCAGGCGAGCCTGACATTGAAACCTATCGTCCTTACACTCAACCCGCCAGATATCTCCAATATCAATACATCGCCAAAAACACAAATCCTGTCGGAAAAAAAGACGAACTGGTGGATGCACAAGACGGCAGCGAGTACAGCAAATTCCATAGCAAGTACCACCCAATCTTCCGTAATTTAATTAAGAAATTTGGCTACTATGATTTTTTCCTCATCAATTTCAAGACAGGGGAAGTTGCATACACGGTCTATAAGGAAACAGATTTTGGTACCAACCTGGAAAAAGGCCCTTATAAAGAAAGCAATCTGGCAGAAGTTGTAGCGGCAGTGCAGAAAAGCCCAGACCGTGGGGCTATCCAAATTGTCGATTTCAAACCCTATCGTCCGTCCTATATGGCACCCGCCGCTTTCATCGCTGGCCCGATTTATAACGGCCCGCACATTGTCGGTATTTTGGCGATCCAATTGCCAGTTGATGAAATCAACAACGTCCTGACTGGTAATAAAAACTGGAAGCAGGATGGGTTGGGCAATACGGGAGAGACTTACATGATAGGATCGGATATGTTGATGCGTTCTGTTTCCCGTTTTCTGATTGAAGATCCTAAAGGGTATCAGGCAGCCTTGAAGTCGATCGGTACGCCGGAGAGCAATATGCAATTAATTGAGCGGCTCGGCACCTCGATTCTCTTGCAGAACGTAAACACTCCATCGGCACAAGCTGCGATCGCAGGCATCCAAGGAACTACAATCGTTAAAGACTATCGCGGCAGAACGGTTCTGAGTTCCTACGGGCCGCTCAAACTCGAAGGTCTGGATTGGGGGATTATCGCAGAGATGGATTTGTCTGAAGCCTATCAGCCAGTCTACGCGCTGCAAAGAGACCTCTTTATCGCGACTGTAATTCTAGTGCTGCTGATTGTTTATTTAGCCAATGTTGCCGCTCACAGCTTTGTTAGACCGCTCGAGGTAATGATTGCAGGCGCTCGTAAAGTCGGTGAGGAAGATCCAAGTTTTGAGGAAGTCTTGAATTCTCGGAATGAATTTGGCGATCTGGCACAGCTTGTCAAGGAAATGGCTCACGGCGTTCACAACCAGACCAATTTGTTGGCACAAAAAAACCGCGAGAATGAGGCACTGCTGTTGAGTATATTGCCCAGTAAAGTAGTAGAGCGACTGAAAAAAGGCGAAGAGCGAATTGCCGATCGGATCGAACAAGTCACGGTGATATCTGCCACCATCTTTGGCTTGACAAAACTGGGTGCCAATCGGGAAGTTGGGGAAGTCGCCGACTTGCTCAACGAACTGATCGATCTGTTGAGCCAAGCAGCCGCTAACCACGATGTAGAGATGTTCAAAACCATTGGCGAGCGCTATATAGCAGTTTGCGGGCTATCAAAACCGCGTCTCGATCACTCAAAACGATCGGTAGATTTTGCCCTGGAAGCAATGGATGTGTTGCATAATTTCAACAATCGTTTCGGAATTAAGCTGAGTTTATCAGCTGGCATTCATGCCGGTGCAGTTATGGCAGGCATTATCGGCACCAAAAAGCTTAACTACGATCTTTGGGGTGAAACTTTAGCGCTAGCCAACGAGTTGAACGCTCACGCCGAACCCAACACAATTCGAGTCACCCAAGATCTGCGCGATCGCTTGCAAGACCTCTATTCTTTCGAGAAAGATAAAAACATCAAATTTGAAGAAAAAGGCAACTTAACAACTTGGGTTTTGAGAAAGGGAGGGTTACAAGACTTGATCGAAAACCTTTCATTCGGTTTAGATATGGATGATTGGGGTATCGAAGAAAGCACTAACGAAGTTGAAACAAATCAATCGAATATTTAG
- a CDS encoding mechanosensitive ion channel family protein, with protein sequence MEQSTLIWGLVLIVGFPLLSVALGEIIERLQRHKNPLIHFFGNFRRWTLPPLAILLVMRKILNLKEPHLFLQVVQSLFWVAVLYTSISLLNVVLTTKKKQYFWQIHVPNLLFQFARTVIIIGIGAYVLGEVWKVDLSSVLTALGVGSLVIALALQDTLSNLVSGFLLIFESPLKLGDWIRFQELEGEVIEINWRAVRLKTQDKDIVIIPNGVLGNETIYNYTMLDPLHAERIQVGFSYKDPPNRVKRVLRSAVLSTKDIVSEHEPEIGIKSYGDFSINYEVRFYIKNFIDLEKIRYEVMSRIYYVAKRNHLTMPYPVSIQYDGNLKDILPQDHEPEILEFLRTVPYFISLEREVINTLAQNATVEYYGADEKIVEAREFDTGFYIIMDGSVLLSVTDIHNQEQEISRLSKGDFFGEMVLLRGEPSVASVTVIDDLKAIAIEPDTVFSLAQKNPKFSLEMNQFVEERRKAARLARGTKNLSNQDTPHNGKARHPLIHRLRDGSN encoded by the coding sequence ATGGAGCAATCGACACTAATTTGGGGACTGGTTTTAATAGTTGGATTTCCGCTTTTAAGCGTTGCCCTTGGAGAGATAATCGAACGTTTGCAACGCCACAAAAATCCACTAATCCACTTCTTTGGTAACTTCCGCCGATGGACTTTGCCCCCATTAGCAATCCTGCTGGTGATGCGGAAAATCCTCAATTTAAAAGAACCTCATCTATTTTTACAGGTTGTCCAATCCCTCTTCTGGGTTGCTGTCCTCTACACCTCTATTTCTCTGCTTAACGTAGTCCTGACGACGAAGAAAAAACAATACTTTTGGCAGATCCACGTTCCCAATTTATTGTTTCAATTTGCCCGCACCGTAATCATTATAGGTATTGGCGCTTATGTTCTCGGTGAGGTATGGAAAGTAGATTTGAGTAGCGTGCTGACAGCATTGGGAGTTGGTTCGCTAGTGATTGCTCTGGCACTACAGGACACCCTCAGTAACTTGGTGTCTGGCTTTTTGCTGATCTTCGAGTCTCCTTTAAAATTGGGTGACTGGATTCGGTTTCAAGAGCTTGAAGGAGAAGTGATCGAAATCAACTGGCGGGCTGTCCGCTTGAAAACGCAAGACAAAGACATCGTGATTATCCCTAATGGCGTTTTGGGGAACGAGACAATCTACAACTATACGATGTTAGACCCCTTACACGCCGAACGTATTCAGGTAGGATTTTCCTATAAAGATCCACCCAACCGCGTCAAACGAGTACTAAGAAGTGCAGTACTTTCGACTAAAGATATCGTGTCCGAACACGAGCCAGAAATCGGAATTAAATCCTATGGAGATTTTTCTATTAACTACGAAGTGAGGTTTTATATTAAGAATTTTATCGATCTAGAAAAAATTCGCTATGAAGTCATGTCGCGCATTTATTACGTTGCCAAACGTAACCATCTGACGATGCCTTACCCCGTTAGCATCCAATATGATGGTAACCTCAAAGATATCCTGCCTCAAGATCACGAACCGGAAATTTTAGAATTCTTGAGGACAGTCCCCTATTTCATTTCCCTGGAGCGCGAAGTCATCAACACACTTGCCCAAAATGCCACCGTGGAATATTACGGAGCGGACGAAAAAATTGTTGAAGCTAGAGAATTTGATACTGGATTTTACATAATTATGGATGGGAGCGTTCTGCTTTCGGTCACAGATATTCATAACCAGGAACAAGAAATTTCTCGCTTGTCCAAGGGTGATTTTTTTGGCGAAATGGTGCTTTTACGAGGGGAACCCAGCGTTGCATCCGTCACAGTCATCGATGACTTGAAGGCTATTGCGATCGAACCCGATACAGTCTTTAGTCTCGCCCAGAAAAACCCCAAGTTTAGTTTGGAGATGAACCAATTTGTAGAAGAACGGAGAAAAGCTGCACGTTTAGCAAGAGGAACTAAAAACCTTTCCAATCAGGACACCCCACATAACGGTAAGGCAAGGCATCCACTCATACACCGGCTTAGAGACGGTTCAAATTAG